In a single window of the Melioribacteraceae bacterium genome:
- a CDS encoding ABC transporter permease, whose protein sequence is MVNKILQKIGKRTLDFFEEFGQVSILFGSIIRYIPRTIKKPSNLLFQMEHIGVNSLPLVLIIAVFTGAVAAWQAAYQLQGLAPLSFLGAATTRAIITELGPVLTAIVIAGRVGASIAAELGSMKVTEQVDALETMGISPIAFLASPRVIATTLMMPILVLFANVIATIGAYFISNLFLGVSFNVFFESARRFFLLNDFVYGLMKGMFFGLVTSLLGCHIGFKTEGGAEGVGNSTIRSFVLSSASILIIDYILWTLVF, encoded by the coding sequence ATGGTAAACAAAATCCTACAAAAAATTGGTAAAAGAACACTCGATTTTTTTGAAGAGTTCGGACAGGTATCAATCTTATTCGGATCGATAATAAGGTATATACCCAGAACAATAAAGAAGCCGAGCAATCTACTCTTTCAAATGGAGCATATAGGAGTTAATTCACTTCCATTAGTTTTAATAATAGCTGTTTTTACTGGTGCTGTCGCGGCTTGGCAGGCTGCTTACCAATTGCAAGGATTAGCCCCACTTTCATTTTTAGGTGCCGCAACTACAAGAGCAATCATAACTGAACTTGGACCAGTGTTAACAGCAATTGTAATCGCTGGGCGGGTTGGTGCATCTATTGCCGCCGAACTTGGGTCAATGAAAGTTACTGAACAAGTCGATGCGTTAGAAACTATGGGAATTAGTCCGATTGCCTTTCTTGCCTCCCCAAGAGTTATAGCCACAACTTTGATGATGCCAATATTGGTTTTATTTGCAAATGTAATTGCAACTATTGGTGCCTATTTTATTTCAAACCTTTTTTTGGGTGTTTCATTTAATGTATTCTTTGAATCGGCTCGAAGATTCTTTTTATTAAATGATTTTGTTTATGGATTAATGAAGGGGATGTTTTTCGGGTTAGTAACATCATTGCTGGGGTGCCACATTGGTTTTAAAACAGAAGGCGGAGCCGAGGGTGTGGGAAATTCCACAATCCGGTCTTTTGTACTAAGCTCAGCTTCCATCTTAATTATAGATTATATTTTATGGACGCTAGTTTTTTAG
- a CDS encoding sugar transferase, which yields MKSKFSKIIMDYFLLLLFIIPASILTLFFAFILLFMFRENPFFLQYRGITFGNNYFRMLKLKTIKNIDVNKQNHEEHTFLLTSEHYNFSRFTSFLRKTGFDELPQIFHVITGKMSFVGPRPLMPSDIQIIKEKHPVEYLIRENFTTKPGITGIWQLFGTRNSGIENLIFLEKYYEVNKSILLDLQLILITFYVILFAKNSRSSDAKMNFYKKLFSLPGSSFLSGKIISLYQANTNPQNDY from the coding sequence ATGAAATCCAAATTCAGTAAAATTATTATGGATTATTTTCTATTATTACTCTTTATAATCCCCGCTTCTATACTTACCCTTTTTTTTGCATTTATTCTTTTATTTATGTTTAGAGAAAATCCCTTTTTCTTGCAATATAGAGGCATCACTTTCGGAAATAATTATTTTAGGATGCTAAAGTTAAAGACTATAAAAAATATAGATGTTAATAAACAGAATCATGAAGAGCATACCTTTCTTTTAACAAGCGAACATTATAATTTTTCAAGATTTACTTCCTTTTTAAGAAAAACCGGATTTGATGAATTGCCTCAAATATTTCATGTGATCACTGGAAAGATGAGTTTCGTTGGTCCTAGACCTTTAATGCCAAGCGATATCCAAATAATTAAAGAAAAACATCCAGTTGAATATTTAATCCGCGAAAACTTTACCACTAAACCGGGGATTACCGGTATTTGGCAGTTATTTGGGACACGCAATTCCGGTATCGAAAATTTAATATTCCTTGAAAAATATTATGAAGTGAATAAGTCAATTTTACTTGATTTGCAATTGATCCTAATTACTTTTTATGTAATATTATTTGCGAAAAACTCACGGTCATCCGATGCAAAAATGAATTTTTATAAAAAGCTTTTTTCATTGCCTGGCTCTTCTTTTTTATCGGGAAAAATTATAAGTTTATACCAAGCCAATACTAATCCACAAAATGACTATTAA
- a CDS encoding T9SS type A sorting domain-containing protein: protein MLQYRLKQIDFDGQFEYSDIVEVNINGVQQFILEQNYPNPFNPETTIKYSVPSGVETSYPEESRQVMTSLRVYDILGREIATLVNEAKLPGNYSIKFSIKEFDKERPLSNSIYFYKLQAGNFIQVKKMILMK, encoded by the coding sequence ATGCTTCAATACAGGTTGAAGCAAATAGATTTTGATGGTCAGTTCGAGTATAGTGATATAGTTGAGGTTAATATAAATGGAGTACAACAATTTATACTAGAACAGAATTATCCTAATCCATTTAATCCAGAAACAACAATAAAATATTCTGTCCCGTCTGGTGTAGAGACCTCATATCCCGAAGAATCGAGACAAGTTATGACGTCTCTACGGGTTTATGACATTCTAGGGAGAGAAATAGCCACACTAGTTAATGAAGCAAAATTGCCGGGTAACTACAGCATAAAATTTTCCATAAAGGAATTTGATAAAGAAAGACCACTCTCCAACTCAATCTATTTTTATAAACTGCAAGCCGGCAATTTTATTCAAGTTAAAAAAATGATTTTGATGAAATAA